tataaatatacttgGACAAACGACCTGGTGCTTGATTTGTGCTGTAATTGACGAGACGCCAGATCATCTAATCCTATTTCAGTGAATTTAAATGCGATGTTCGGCAGCTCATCACTTAATGATGCAACTTGACATAGGAGCGTTGGGCCGATTTCCAGGTCTCGCCTTATTGTCGTTAGTAATGACTTATATGTACTGGCCGGGTATGTATCTGCTGTTATGTTTTGGTCCTTTCGGATTCTTGTAAAAgggaaaaataaattttatagatAAATCGTTAACAATAACATGCATGTAGCAAACCACCCTAGACAATATCTATTATCTATATACATTTTGGCTCCAGCTTGTATATGTACTTTCGGGGTTTCTAGCAccttagtaataataataattttattggctgttaaaaagaaaaatcatctAGACCCATCCGCGACTCGACATTTTGTCATTTAACCAAGTGTCATTTTGCACCATTGTCTTTTTATGGAAATAGGATTCCATTTTAGCGGAGGATATTCAACCACAATTGCAAATTAAAACGAGTTGCGGATAACGTAAACATGCATTTAGAGCACCTACCAGATAAAAATCCACCATGACTTTCGCATGCCATATCACAATCACAAGTACTTTCCTTTATCTTACTTCAGGACACAAACATTTGTTAGGGAAATATATCCTCAGAGCAATTTTTAACCGATACCATAGTacaatgtatattttatatgtatatttgttgcAAATGGCTAAAAAATGTTATGATGAAGAGATCAATCCCTATTTTTATCTACTAGCTATGCATACTCACAACGGATTATCTCTGATCCActtatttattatgtttataattgaaagaaaaaaaaataatgtaagaTCAGGATCTTATCATATAGTATCATACAAGATTAAATAATATGTATGATTATTATGTAAGAATTGATAACCGACTACCACAAAGCAACCAACTTAGCTAGTGCCGCACGAGAAGACCCACAATCGGCCATTGCCATTGCGGCCTCCTTTTGTCTCGCTTTAGCTACCTCTTTAAGTGCTTGTCCTTCTTCTCCCTCCATCAGCTGCCTAACGCGTTTCTCAACCTCTTTAGCAGAGACCATACCGCCATCCGACTCATCCATAGGTATAGCCAATTTCATATCTTCCACCAATACTACCTTATTAAACTTTTGTTCCGCGTACAAAGGCCACGCCACCATTGGAACACCAGCAGTCACGGCTTCCAAAACTGAGTTCCACCCACAATGTGTCACAAACCCTCCTATAGACTCATGGTTGAGGACCGCCACCTGTGGCGCCCATGTTTTAACCACAAGTCCTTTGTCTTTTGTTCGATTTACAAAACCTTCTGGCAATAACATATCCAAGTCCGGTTCTGGTGGTCGCACAAACCGGTCTTCTTTTTTGTTAGAGGGCGGGGTCCTTACCACCCACAAAAACCTATGTCCACTCTTTTCCAAACCTATAGCAATTTCTTTTAATTGATCACTAGAAAATACACCCAAACTCCCAAAACACAAATAAACAACACTTCGACTTGGTTGTGAATTAAGCCAATTCAAACACTCATGCAAACCATCACCGCCAGCCACCAAGGGCCCTATGCAATAAAGCGGGGGAGTAAGCCCACCGGAGACACACTCTCCATCAATAATCGCTTTAATTGCTTTAGGTTCAAGCGATTCAAACGTATTAATAATGATCCCTTTTGATTTAGGCAAGTGTTCACTAAACACAAGAAAATCCGAATAATCACTACATGTTCTATCAAGAAGTGGCGTTACCATAGCTAAAGGCGGAATAGGAGGTAATCCGGGCGCACGGATTAACGTATTCACATCTTTAAAACTTTTAGTGGTGTTTTTATGAATAGTAGGAAAATATAGAAACAAAGCAAGGCAACATGCACCGGAAGTAAAAAAATAGTACACGTCCATATTTAACTTTTCAGCTATAGGCATAGCAGGAGTGCAAAAAAGATCAATAACAAATGCACTTATGTTTGATGATAAAGAAATCGATGTAAGTGCACGTTCAACGTTAGGATTGCTACGTCGAATAAGGTCGAATATGATGGCTTCCATGGAAGGATAAAGTAAAGGGTCAAGAGGAATATCAGGAAGGTGGTGGAAAGTGATGGCAGGAAAGGTGGCGGAGACGTGACGGACGTAGGCTGCGGTGGCGCCCGTGTTGAATGAAGGGATTAGGGTAAGGACTATGATGGAATATGAAGGATGGTGTTTGGTTACGAGTTTACCAAGCTCCACCATTGATATGAGATGCCCCATTCCTGGAGATGGATACAAAACTATTGTTGCCATTATGTTTTTCTTGATAGTTTTGAGGGACAGGGAGAGATGGGATGGaattttatataagaaaatggTGGAAGTTATAAGAATTTTGGATaaggtgtgtgtatatatatagagtacaAGTATTACCTTTCTAAAACTCTTCAGAACtttaaaatgatgataaatTAGATCCTACCAGTCTCATAGATGTTATAGGATGATCATACAGACATTAATTTCAAAACATGTTTCCTTTGGAGATCCCAGTCTCGCACAAAGACAAAGAAGGAAGATAGGAGGAAGATAGTTTCAGCTTGCGCTGATTTAATTAAGTATTGGTTATACCTAATAccagattttagacccgtgtccaacactggacacgagacatacgacattattaatattagatattaatacatgtaactcataaaagcttataagttcaaagttcaAGATATAATTGGATACCAAGTATTCAATTCTAATGccaagaatgttaagctaatagaaagaaaactaatgtgaTAAAAGAACATTGGAAGGATATACCCTctttcatcatttgaaagacttctttatagacgaaaatttttgtagtgttttttgtcttttcatctttgtcacatattaacaccttaaagccccTTATCGACTTAATTCGAAATACAGCAATGTACAATTGTGTATGTGTGAAAACCggactttgtagatagaaaccaatttaaataacattgtaaaattaattattttagtttttagttttttattaatttgaataaaattatgtaaaaaactaaatgatgacatcagtAAGAgacaatttgatgaaattgagggatatgattggttaataagttattagttcaactgttttttaaaatatattaaaattaaaatagtacaattgctattaaaatcttaatatatttgtattaaatttaatgtatttttaattatatatatatatattagaacatattattggatatatattagttattattttattagataaatattagctattattctatcggatatatattaattattattatatttatttat
The Erigeron canadensis isolate Cc75 chromosome 2, C_canadensis_v1, whole genome shotgun sequence DNA segment above includes these coding regions:
- the LOC122589349 gene encoding UDP-glycosyltransferase 88B1-like, producing the protein MATIVLYPSPGMGHLISMVELGKLVTKHHPSYSIIVLTLIPSFNTGATAAYVRHVSATFPAITFHHLPDIPLDPLLYPSMEAIIFDLIRRSNPNVERALTSISLSSNISAFVIDLFCTPAMPIAEKLNMDVYYFFTSGACCLALFLYFPTIHKNTTKSFKDVNTLIRAPGLPPIPPLAMVTPLLDRTCSDYSDFLVFSEHLPKSKGIIINTFESLEPKAIKAIIDGECVSGGLTPPLYCIGPLVAGGDGLHECLNWLNSQPSRSVVYLCFGSLGVFSSDQLKEIAIGLEKSGHRFLWVVRTPPSNKKEDRFVRPPEPDLDMLLPEGFVNRTKDKGLVVKTWAPQVAVLNHESIGGFVTHCGWNSVLEAVTAGVPMVAWPLYAEQKFNKVVLVEDMKLAIPMDESDGGMVSAKEVEKRVRQLMEGEEGQALKEVAKARQKEAAMAMADCGSSRAALAKLVALW